From the genome of Apodemus sylvaticus chromosome 3, mApoSyl1.1, whole genome shotgun sequence, one region includes:
- the Ncbp1 gene encoding nuclear cap-binding protein subunit 1: protein MSRRRHSYENDGGQPHKRRKTSDANETEDHLESLICKVGEKSACSLESNLEGLAGVLEADLPNYKSKILRLLCTVARLLPEKLTIYTTLVGLLNARNYNFGGEFVEAMIRQLKESLKANNYNEAVYLVRFLSDLVNCHVIAAPSMVAMFENFVSVTQEEDVPQVRRDWYVYAFLSSLPWVGKELYEKKDAEMDRIFSSTESYLKRRQKTHVPMLQVWTADKPHPQEEYLDCLWAQIQKLKKDRWQERHILRPYLAFDSILCEALQHNLPPFTPPPHTEDSVYPMPRVIFRMFDYTDDPEGPVMPGSHSVERFVIEENLHCIIKSYWKERKTCAAQLVSYPGKNKIPLNYHIVEVIFAELFQLPAPPHIDVMYTTLLIELCKLQPGSLPQVLAQATEMLYMRLDTMSTTCVDRFINWFSHHLSNFQFRWSWEDWSDCLTQDLESPKPKFVREVLEKCMRLSYHQHILDIVPPTFSALCPANPTCIYKYGDESSNSLPGHSVALCLSVAFKSKATNDEIFSILKDVPNPNQVDDDDEGFRFNPLKIEVFVQTLLHLAAKSFSHSFSALAKFHEVFKTLAESDKGKLHVLRVMFEVWRNHPQMIAVLVDKMIRTQIVDCAAVANWIFSSELSRDFTRLFVWEILHSTIRKMNKHVLKIQKELEEAKEKLARQHKRRSDDDDRGSDRKDGALEEQIERLQEKVESAQSEQKNLFLVIFQRFIMILTEHLVRCETDGTSILTPWYKNCIERLQQIFLQHHQIIQQYMVTLENLLFTAELDPHILAVFQQFCALQA, encoded by the exons TGCACGTCTGTTACCCGAGAAGCTAACAATTTATACAACATTAGTTGGACTGCTGAATGCCAGAAATTACAACTTTGGAGGAGAATTTGTAGAAGCTATGATTCGTCAACTTAAAGAATCACTAAAAGCAAATAACTATAATGAAGCTGTATATTTG GTCCGTTTTCTGTCTGATCTTGTGAATTGTCACGTAATTGCTGCCCCGTCTATGGTTGCTATGTTTGAGAATTTTGTGAGTGTAACTCAGGAAGAAGACGTACCTCAA GTGCGACGGGATTGGTATGTGTATGCGTTTTTGTCGTCCTTGCCCTGGGTTGGGAAGGAGTTATATGAAAAGAAAGATGCAGAAATGGATCGAATCTTCTCTAGCACTGAAAGCTATCTCAA aAGACGCCAGAAGACTCATGTGCCCATGTTACAAGTGTGGACTGCCGATAAACCACATCCACAGGAAGAG TATTTAGATTGCCTGTGGGCCCAGATTCAGAAATTGAAGAAGGACCGGTGGCAGGAACGGCACATCCTAAGACCCTACCTTGCCTTCGACAGCATCCTCTGTGAAGCACTACAGCACAACCTGCCCCCTTTCACACCACCACCTCACACGGAGGACTCAGTGTACCCCATGCCCAGGGTCATCTTCAGGATGTTTGACTACACAGATGACCCAGAG GGTCCTGTTATGCCAGGGAGCCATTCAGTAGAGAGGTTTGTCATAGAGGAGAACCTTCATTGCATCATAAAATCCTactggaaggaaaggaaaacttG CGCTGCACAGCTGGTGAGCTATCCAGGGAAGAACAAGATCCCCTTGAACTACCACATAGTGGAG GTGATCTTTGCAGAGCTGTTCCAGCTTCCAGCGCCACCTCACATTGATGTGATGTACACTACGTTACTAATCGAACTGTGCAAACTTCAGCCGGGCTCTCTGCCCCAAGTG CTCGCGCAGGCGACTGAGATGCTGTACATGCGTCTGGACACGATGAGTACCACGTGTGTAGACAG GTTTATTAATTGGTTTTCTCATCATCTAAGTAATTTTCAATTCCGTTGGAGCTGGGAAGATTG GTCAGATTGTCTTACTCAGGATCTTGAAAGTCCCAAACCAAAGTTTGTAAGAGAAGTTCTAGAGAAGTGTATGAG GTTGTCTTACCATCAACATATATTAGATATTGTTCCTCCCACCTTCTCAGCTCTGTGTCCTGCAAACCCAACCTGCATTTACAAGTATGGAGATGAAAGTAGCA ATTCTCTTCCTGGACATTCCGTGGCACTCTGTTTATCTGTTGCTTTTAAAAGTAAGGCAACCAACGATGAGATCTTCAGCATTCTGAAGGATGTACCAAACCCTAACCAGGTTGATGATGACG atgaaGGGTTCAGATTTAACCCCTTGAAAATAGAGGTCTTTGTCCAGACTCTGCTGCACTTAGCTGCTAAGTCCTTCAGTCACTCCTTCAGTGCTCTTGCAAA GTTTCATGAAGTCTTCAAAACTCTAGCAGAAAGTGATAAGGGGAAGCTGCACGTGCTTCGAGTTATGTTTGAAGTCTGGAGGAATCACCCACAG ATGATTGCGGTACTGGTTGACAAGATGATTCGTACACAGATTGTTGACTGTGCTGCAGTAGCAAACTGGATCTTCTCATCGGAGCTGTCTCGTGACTTTACGAG GTTGTTTGTGTGGGAAATTCTGCACTCTACAATTCGTAAGATGAACAAACATGTTCTGAAGATCCAGAAAGAGCTAGAAGAAGCTAAAGAGAAACTGGCCAGGCAGCACAAACGT CGCAGTGATGATGACGACAGGGGCAGCGACAGGAAGGACGGGGCCCTCGAGGAGCAAATAGAAAGGCTGCAGGAGAAGGTGGAGTCTGCTCAGAGCGAGCAGAAGAACCTTTTCCTCGTCATTTTCCAG CGTTTCATCATGATCTTGACTGAGCACTTGGTACGCTGTGAGACTGATGGGACCAGTATATTGACACCGTGGTATAAGAACTGCATAGAGAGGCTGCAGCAGATCTTCCTGCAG CATCACCAGATAATCCAGCAGTACATGGTGACCCTGGAGAACCTGCTTTTCACGGCTGAGTTAGACCCTCACATCCTGGCTGTGTTCCAGCAGTTCTGTGCGCTGCAGGCCTAA